The Oncorhynchus masou masou isolate Uvic2021 chromosome 31, UVic_Omas_1.1, whole genome shotgun sequence genome includes a region encoding these proteins:
- the plaub gene encoding plasminogen activator, urokinase b codes for MGRSILLLILTSTLAGVSQSETGLLRQKRQISNFPYRKRSGGLCRHGGTSVPALSGEHMFCLCTVGYGGKHCELDTAAACYTGTGMYYRGKVSQSESGRRCVGWDLDTRKRLMGSDVYSGRHNYCRNLEYKRRPWCYVMKGVEQVQEYCDIPRCGVPVETGPLDDLPTEPTEPAVPDTASSLTESACGQRTRKQMKIVGGTVAAVESHPWMAAIFWRSRQSKENVFRCGGSLISPCWVLSAAHCFPDSSQTKACSLFVTLGKSAINETDDTKEQTFQVEEVIVHAEFENSEGNFNNDIALLKLKAVDGQCAVESSSVRTVCLPPARQALGAGSSCEIAGYGRQKEGLWYNSQYLREATVNILAHGVCSDKAYYGNLITENMFCAGRPDWSQDACKGDSGGPMVCEVDNRMFLFGIVSWGEGCSRALRPGVYTAVTNYNKWIEEKTGLSSIASGSMYPQK; via the exons atgggaaggagtATTTTGCTGCTGATTTTGACAAGCACCCTGGCAGGCGTGTCACAGAGTGAGACG GGCTTGCTGAGACAGAAAAGACAGATTTCTAATTTCCCCTACCGAAAAAGATCAG GTGGCCTCTGTCGTCATGGTGGCACCTCTGTCCCTGCCCTGTCCGGAGAACACATGTTCTGCTTATGCACAGTCGGTTATGGTGGCAAACACTGTGAGTTAG ATACAGCAGCCGCCTGCTACACGGGAACTGGGATGTACTACAGAGGCAAAGTGTCTCAGTCAGAGAGTGGGCGCAGGTGTGTGGGGTGGGACCTGGACACCAGAAAACGCCTGATGGGGTCTGACGTCTACTCCGGGAGGCACAACTACTGCAG GAATCTGGAGTACAAACGTCGTCCGTGGTGTTATGTAATGAAGGGTGTGGAGCAGGTACAGGAATACTGTGATATCCCTCGCTGTGGCGTACCTGTGGAGACAG GTCCACTTGATGATCTGCCCACCGAGCCCACTGAGCCCGCTGTACCAGACACAG CGTCCAGTCTGACAGAGTCCGCGTGTGGCCAGCGTACCAGGAAGCAGATGAAGATCGTAGGAGGGACAGTTGCCGCTGTGGAATCCCACCCGTGGATGGCTGCCATATTCTGGAGGAGTCGTCAGTCTAAAGAGAACGTGTTCCGCTGTGGGGGAAGTCTGATCTCTCCCTGCTGGGTTCTGTCTGCTGCCCATTGCTTCCCCGACAG CTCTCAAACTAAAGCCTGCAGCCTCTTCGTCACTCTGGGGAAGAGTGCCATCAATGAGACTGACGACACCAAAGAACAGACCTTTCAGGTGGAAGAAGTCATCGTGCACGCAGAGTTCGAAAACAGCGAAGGCAACTTCAACAATGACATCG CTCTACTGAAGTTAAAGGCTGTAGATGGTCAGTGTGCAGTGGAGAGCAGCTCTGTGAGGACGGTCTGCCTGCCCCCGGCACGCCAGGCCCTCGGCGCGGGATCCTCCTGTGAGATAGCTGGCTACGGAAGACAGAAGGAGG GTCTATGGTACAATTCACAGTACCTGAGGGAGGCAACGGTAAACATTTTGGCCCATGGCGTCTGCTCAGATAAGGCGTACTACGGAAACCTGATCACAGAAAACATGTTCTGTGCTGGGAGACCGGACTGGAGTCAAGATGCCTGCAAG GGTGATTCCGGAGGACCCATGGTGTGCGAGGTGGATAATCGAATGTTCCTTTTTGGAATCGTCAGTTGGGGCGAGGGGTGTTCTAGAGCATTACGGCCAGGCGTGTACACGGCAGTGACCAACTACAACAAGTGGATAGAAGAAAAAACAGGCTTATCCTCCATCGCCTCAGGGTCTATGTACCCACAGAAATGA